The following proteins are encoded in a genomic region of Coffea eugenioides isolate CCC68of chromosome 6, Ceug_1.0, whole genome shotgun sequence:
- the LOC113775257 gene encoding xyloglucan endotransglucosylase/hydrolase protein 22-like, which yields MASSSWNLTPIVFVLLSLFVSSAFANFYNNIDVTWGDGRARILNNGDLLTLSLDKTSGSGFQSKNEYLFGKIDMQLKLVPGNSAGTVTAYYLSSQGPTHDEIDYEFLGNLSGDPYILHTNVYAQGKGGREQQFYLWFDPTADFHTYSILWNPQRIIFSVDGTPIREYKNPESLGVPYPKNQPMRMYSSLWNADDWATRGGLVKTDWSRAPFTASYRSLNQNACIWSSGKSSCNSNSPSNNAWLNQELDATSQQRLQWVRKNYMIYNYCTDTKRFPQGFPAECSLQ from the exons atggcttcttcttcttggAATTTGACTCCAATAGTATTTGTTTTATTGTCTCTCTTTGTCAGCTCAGCGTTCGCAAATTTCTACAACAATATTGATGTTACATGGGGCGATGGCCGTGCAAGAATCCTCAACAACGGAGACCTTCTTACTCTCTCCCTTGATAAAACTTCAGGCTCGGGTTTTCAATCCAAGAATGAATATCTCTTTGGAAAGATTGATATGCAGCTCAAGCTTGTCCCTGGAAATTCAGCTGGCACTGTAACTGCCTATTAT CTATCATCACAAGGACCAACTCATGATGAAATAGACTACGAATTCTTGGGAAACCTGAGTGGCGATCCTTATATTCTTCATACTAATGTATACGCTCAAGGCAAGGGTGGCCGGGAGCAACAATTCTACCTTTGGTTTGACCCCACTGCAGATTTCCACACCTATTCAATCCTTTGGAACCCGCAACGCATCAT CTTTTCCGTGGATGGCACACCTATCAGGGAATACAAAAATCCCGAGTCTCTGGGTGTTCCATACCCAAAGAACCAACCAATGAGGATGTACTCAAGCCTGTGGAATGCTGATGACTGGGCAACAAGAGGTGGACTTGTCAAGACAGACTGGTCCAGGGCTCCATTCACTGCTTCCTACAGAAGCCTCAACCAAAATGCTTGTATTTGGTCGTCAGGAAAATCTTCGTGCAATTCAAATTCTCCTTCCAATAATGCATGGCTGAATCAGGAGTTGGATGCCACAAGCCAACAGAGGCTACAATGGGTCCGGAAGAATTACATGATTTACAATTATTGCACTGATACAAAACGCTTTCCCCAAGGCTTTCCTGCCGAGTGTTCTCTTCAATAA